A window from Flavobacterium gyeonganense encodes these proteins:
- a CDS encoding DUF4835 family protein, translating to MSKLVTFLLFLFFGFAQAQQLNCTVTINTERLPNPNLQVYKTLQASLSEFVNKTDWMGAVLKQNERINCSMYITLSSHNSDQFSGTIQVQSSRLIYNSTYSSPVFNFNDKDFNFRYTEFEPLLYNPTTFESNLISVISFYSYMILGMDGDTFQFAGGNPYFETAQNIANIAQQGGSKGWTQSDGLQNRYFLINDMLAPVYSDLRQTTFLYYSGLDIMNQDLKEAKEKIKSSLMLIGKLNSVKPNAFLTRVFFDAKSDEIVSVFSGGPSITITDLVENLNRVSPLNSTKWSQIKY from the coding sequence ATGAGTAAATTAGTTACTTTTTTATTGTTTTTGTTTTTTGGTTTTGCACAGGCACAACAGTTAAATTGTACAGTTACTATAAATACAGAAAGGCTGCCAAATCCAAATTTACAGGTCTATAAAACACTTCAGGCTTCTTTGTCTGAATTTGTCAATAAAACAGATTGGATGGGAGCTGTTTTGAAGCAAAATGAGCGAATTAACTGTTCCATGTACATTACACTTTCTTCACATAATTCTGATCAGTTTTCAGGAACAATACAGGTACAATCTTCAAGATTAATCTATAATTCAACCTATTCTTCTCCTGTTTTTAATTTTAACGATAAAGATTTTAATTTCAGGTATACAGAATTTGAGCCTTTGTTGTATAATCCCACTACATTTGAGTCTAATTTAATATCAGTAATATCTTTTTACAGTTATATGATCTTAGGGATGGATGGTGATACATTTCAGTTCGCAGGTGGAAATCCCTATTTTGAAACCGCCCAAAATATTGCTAATATTGCACAGCAAGGCGGCTCCAAAGGATGGACCCAGTCAGATGGACTCCAAAACCGATATTTCCTGATAAATGATATGCTTGCTCCTGTTTATTCAGATTTGAGACAAACTACTTTTTTATATTATTCAGGATTAGATATAATGAATCAGGATTTGAAAGAGGCAAAAGAAAAAATAAAATCTTCATTAATGTTAATAGGTAAACTGAATTCGGTTAAACCAAATGCCTTTTTGACAAGAGTATTTTTTGATGCAAAATCAGACGAGATAGTATCTGTTTTTTCAGGGGGACCCAGTATTACAATTACAGATTTAGTAGAAAATTTAAACAGGGTTTCACCTTTAAATTCTACAAAATGGTCTCAAATTAAATACTAA
- the recN gene encoding DNA repair protein RecN, producing the protein MITSLSIKNYALIEKLSIDFSKGFSIITGETGAGKSIILGALGLVLGKRADLTSLKNKEEKCIIEAQFEISKYNLKDFFELNDLDYEDETIIRREILPSGKSRAFINDSPVNLQELQDLSEFLIDIHSQQQTQELSEEGVQFKIIDAIAQNSGIIDSYQKSLKVYKTDKSKLNALLKKQSDAGKEQEYNTFLLNELVAAKLKSGEQEELEADFEKLNNVEIIKESIDKSLLVANEEQFGVFHNLNEIKASLQKIAAFSSEYQSLFDRITSVAIEFDDVSKELQNAADKLLNDPEKLELVNQKLQLIHNLQKKHQVTTVDELLQIQSNLEKSVFELGNIEEEIAILSRSIEQKTEELDLFSAKIHQNRKEAIPVLSKQLISILETLGMPNVQFKMELTASDTYFQNGKDELQFLFSANKGTDFGLLKKVASGGEMSRIMLAVKAILAQYSKLPTLIFDEIDTGVSGEIAIRMGEIMKEMSTKMQIFAITHLPQIAAKGDSHFKVFKSTINDDTQSELKLLSQDERIIEIAQMLSGANISDSALNHAKQLLS; encoded by the coding sequence ATGATTACTTCGCTGTCAATTAAAAATTATGCCTTAATTGAAAAACTTTCTATAGATTTTTCGAAAGGGTTTTCTATAATAACCGGAGAAACCGGAGCTGGAAAATCAATTATTTTAGGAGCTTTAGGATTGGTTTTAGGAAAGAGAGCTGATTTGACTTCCCTGAAAAATAAAGAAGAAAAATGTATCATCGAAGCGCAGTTTGAGATTTCTAAATACAATCTGAAAGATTTTTTTGAATTGAATGATCTTGATTATGAGGATGAAACAATTATAAGACGTGAGATTCTTCCTTCGGGTAAATCACGTGCATTTATTAATGATAGTCCTGTAAATCTTCAGGAATTACAGGATCTGAGTGAGTTTTTGATTGATATTCATTCGCAGCAGCAAACCCAGGAACTTTCAGAGGAAGGTGTGCAGTTTAAAATCATTGACGCAATTGCTCAAAATTCAGGAATTATAGATTCTTATCAAAAATCGCTAAAAGTATATAAAACAGATAAATCAAAATTAAATGCTTTGCTTAAAAAACAAAGTGATGCAGGTAAGGAGCAGGAATACAATACTTTTTTATTGAATGAACTGGTCGCTGCAAAATTAAAATCAGGGGAACAGGAAGAGCTGGAAGCTGATTTTGAAAAGCTCAATAATGTTGAAATTATAAAGGAGTCGATTGATAAGTCACTTTTAGTTGCTAATGAAGAGCAATTTGGTGTTTTTCATAATTTGAATGAAATTAAGGCTTCATTGCAAAAAATTGCAGCTTTTTCATCAGAATATCAAAGCTTGTTTGACAGAATCACAAGCGTAGCAATTGAATTTGACGATGTTTCAAAAGAATTGCAAAATGCAGCAGATAAATTATTAAATGATCCCGAGAAATTAGAGTTAGTAAATCAGAAATTGCAGTTGATTCATAATTTACAGAAAAAGCATCAGGTTACTACTGTAGACGAATTGTTGCAAATTCAGTCAAACTTGGAAAAATCTGTGTTTGAATTAGGTAATATTGAAGAAGAAATAGCAATTCTGTCGAGATCGATCGAACAAAAAACAGAAGAGTTAGATTTGTTTTCAGCTAAAATCCATCAAAATAGAAAAGAAGCAATTCCGGTTTTATCTAAACAGCTAATTTCAATATTGGAGACATTGGGAATGCCAAATGTTCAGTTTAAAATGGAATTAACAGCATCGGACACTTATTTTCAAAATGGAAAAGATGAGCTGCAATTTTTGTTTTCAGCAAATAAAGGAACTGACTTCGGCTTACTGAAAAAAGTTGCTTCTGGTGGGGAAATGTCCCGTATAATGTTGGCTGTAAAAGCAATATTGGCACAATATTCTAAATTGCCAACTTTAATTTTTGATGAAATAGATACTGGTGTCTCCGGAGAAATTGCGATTAGAATGGGAGAGATCATGAAAGAGATGAGTACCAAGATGCAAATATTTGCCATCACACACTTACCTCAGATTGCGGCTAAAGGTGACTCTCATTTTAAGGTGTTTAAATCTACAATTAATGATGATACACAATCAGAATTAAAGCTTTTGTCTCAGGACGAAAGAATTATAGAAATTGCTCAAATGTTGTCAGGGGCCAATATATCTGATTCTGCATTGAATCATGCAAAACAATTATTAAGTTAA
- the fabV gene encoding enoyl-ACP reductase FabV, whose amino-acid sequence MIIEPRMRGFICLTSHPKGCEQNVKNQIEYIKSKGPIEGAKKVLVIGASTGFGLASRITSAFGSDAATIGVFFEKPSAEGKTATPGWYNSAAFESEAHKAGLYAKSINGDAFSNEVKRETLDLIKADLGQVDLVIYSLASPVRTNPKTGVTHRSVLKPIGQTYTNKTVDFHTGKVSEVSIAPANEEDIVNTVEVMGGDDWAMWIEALRNENLLADGAKTIAYSYIGPELTEAVYRKGTIGRAKDDLEATAFTIADSLKSIGGTAYVSVNKALVTQSSSAIPVVPLYISLLYKVMKEKGIHEGCIEQIQRLFKDRLYAGTEILTDDKGRIRIDDWEMREDVQAEVAKLWLETTTETLPAIGDLEGYRNDFLNLFGFELAGIDYKAEANEMVQVESIK is encoded by the coding sequence ATGATCATAGAACCTAGAATGAGAGGATTTATTTGTTTGACATCACACCCAAAAGGATGCGAGCAAAATGTTAAAAATCAAATTGAATATATCAAATCAAAAGGACCTATCGAAGGGGCTAAAAAAGTATTGGTAATTGGTGCTTCAACAGGTTTTGGATTAGCTTCAAGAATTACAAGTGCTTTCGGATCTGATGCAGCAACTATTGGTGTTTTTTTTGAAAAACCATCTGCTGAAGGTAAAACGGCTACACCGGGCTGGTACAATTCTGCGGCTTTTGAATCAGAAGCTCATAAAGCCGGGTTATATGCAAAAAGTATCAATGGAGATGCTTTTTCGAATGAAGTTAAAAGAGAAACTTTAGATTTGATAAAAGCAGATTTAGGACAAGTAGATCTTGTAATTTATAGTTTGGCTTCTCCAGTACGTACAAATCCTAAAACAGGTGTAACACATCGTTCAGTTTTGAAACCGATAGGGCAGACATACACTAATAAAACGGTTGATTTTCATACAGGAAAAGTTTCTGAGGTTTCTATAGCTCCTGCTAACGAAGAAGATATTGTTAATACAGTTGAAGTTATGGGTGGGGATGACTGGGCAATGTGGATTGAGGCTTTAAGAAATGAAAATTTATTGGCTGATGGCGCTAAAACTATAGCTTATTCGTATATCGGGCCGGAACTAACAGAAGCAGTTTATCGTAAAGGAACTATCGGTCGTGCAAAAGATGATTTAGAAGCTACAGCTTTTACTATTGCTGATAGTTTGAAATCAATAGGAGGAACAGCTTATGTTTCTGTTAATAAAGCTTTAGTGACACAATCAAGTTCTGCAATTCCGGTTGTGCCTTTGTATATTTCTCTTTTATATAAAGTAATGAAAGAAAAAGGAATTCATGAAGGTTGTATTGAGCAGATTCAGCGTTTGTTTAAAGACAGATTGTATGCCGGGACTGAAATTCTTACTGATGATAAAGGACGAATCAGGATTGATGACTGGGAAATGCGCGAAGATGTTCAGGCAGAAGTGGCAAAACTTTGGTTGGAAACTACAACGGAAACGTTACCGGCTATTGGTGATTTAGAAGGATATAGAAACGATTTCTTAAATCTGTTTGGTTTTGAATTAGCCGGAATAGATTATAAAGCAGAAGCAAATGAAATGGTTCAGGTAGAAAGTATTAAATAA
- a CDS encoding glycosyltransferase, with protein sequence MVFSLIIPVYNRPDEVDELLESLTKSDYNEAFEIVLVEDGSSIPCKSVVMKYQGKLNISYYFKPNSGPGDSRNFGMTKAIGNYFIIFDSDCIIPSNYLTEVRKELDRGYVDCFGGPDKALDSFSDIQKAINFAMTSFLTTGGIRGGSEKIGKFQPRSFNMGISKKAFEASKGFGNIHPGEDPDLSIRLWNLGYETRLFPDAFVYHKRRIDWEKFSIQVNKFGKARPILNSWYPEHNKLTFFFPTFFMLGLLLAFLLLILNIDILLQIYFVYFVIIFLTSSVATKSFKIGYLSVIAVWKQFYGYGIGFLESFVKIIILKRKPQKAFPNMFFRI encoded by the coding sequence ATGGTTTTTTCTTTAATTATACCCGTTTATAATCGCCCGGATGAAGTAGATGAGCTTTTAGAAAGTTTAACGAAATCTGATTATAATGAAGCTTTTGAAATTGTTCTTGTTGAAGATGGATCTTCAATTCCTTGCAAGAGTGTAGTAATGAAATATCAGGGAAAACTAAACATATCATATTACTTTAAGCCTAATTCAGGACCTGGGGATTCCAGGAATTTTGGGATGACAAAAGCGATAGGTAATTATTTTATTATTTTCGATTCTGATTGTATTATTCCTTCCAATTATTTGACAGAAGTCCGTAAAGAATTAGATAGGGGATATGTAGATTGTTTTGGCGGGCCTGACAAGGCTTTGGATAGCTTTTCAGACATACAAAAAGCAATTAATTTTGCTATGACTTCTTTTTTGACTACCGGTGGAATTCGTGGTGGTTCTGAGAAAATAGGGAAGTTCCAACCAAGAAGCTTCAATATGGGGATTTCAAAAAAAGCTTTTGAAGCATCAAAAGGTTTTGGGAATATTCATCCTGGTGAAGATCCCGATTTATCTATCAGATTATGGAATTTAGGTTATGAAACGAGATTATTTCCTGATGCATTTGTTTATCATAAACGAAGGATAGACTGGGAGAAGTTCTCTATTCAGGTAAATAAATTTGGAAAAGCAAGACCAATATTGAATAGCTGGTATCCGGAACATAATAAACTTACTTTTTTCTTTCCTACTTTTTTTATGTTGGGATTATTATTAGCTTTTTTATTGTTAATTTTAAATATTGATATTTTATTACAAATATATTTTGTATATTTCGTTATAATTTTTCTTACATCTAGTGTTGCTACTAAGAGTTTTAAAATTGGATATCTTTCTGTAATTGCTGTTTGGAAACAATTTTATGGTTACGGAATAGGTTTTTTAGAATCTTTTGTAAAAATTATTATTTTAAAGAGAAAGCCTCAGAAAGCTTTTCCTAATATGTTTTTCAGGATATAA
- the coaE gene encoding dephospho-CoA kinase (Dephospho-CoA kinase (CoaE) performs the final step in coenzyme A biosynthesis.), giving the protein MAKIIGLTGGIGSGKTTIANYFKEMGLPVYIADDKAKEIMQSQSIIKQIKAVFGDAIFEKEVLNRAKLADIVFNNADKLNQLNAIIHPAVKKDFELWLQKNKNYDYVIYEAAILFESGRYKECDVVITVTAPEEIKIKRVIKRDKTSRKQVLERMNVQWNDEQRIPVSNFIIFNDTHKNAKQEVVKILKILNIKQNHS; this is encoded by the coding sequence ATGGCAAAGATTATTGGTTTGACAGGAGGCATTGGAAGTGGAAAGACAACTATTGCGAATTATTTTAAAGAAATGGGTCTGCCTGTTTATATAGCTGATGATAAAGCAAAGGAAATAATGCAGTCTCAATCCATAATTAAACAAATCAAAGCTGTATTTGGTGACGCGATATTTGAAAAAGAAGTGCTTAACAGGGCAAAGTTAGCTGATATTGTTTTTAATAATGCCGACAAGCTTAATCAGTTAAATGCTATTATACACCCGGCTGTTAAAAAAGATTTTGAATTATGGCTTCAAAAAAATAAAAATTATGATTATGTAATTTATGAAGCAGCAATTTTATTTGAGAGTGGAAGGTATAAAGAATGTGATGTTGTTATCACAGTTACAGCGCCTGAAGAAATAAAAATTAAAAGGGTTATAAAACGTGACAAAACAAGTAGGAAACAGGTCTTAGAAAGAATGAATGTGCAATGGAATGACGAACAACGTATTCCTGTGAGTAATTTCATTATCTTTAATGATACTCATAAAAATGCAAAGCAAGAAGTTGTTAAAATTCTTAAAATTTTAAATATAAAACAAAATCATTCTTAA
- a CDS encoding response regulator transcription factor yields the protein MENINKRILLVEDDLNFGAVLKDYLMLNDFEVTLAKNGMEGFEKFKKDVYDLCILDVMMPYKDGYTLAKEIREKNSEVPIIFLTAKSMKEDVLKGYKAGADDYLNKPFDSEVLLMKIKAIIQRKSSDTKAEQVQFEFNIGKFHLNSKLRFLTFQDEEPIKLSPKENELLKMLILHENDLMPRELALTKIWRDDNYFTSRSMDVYIAKLRKYLKADEDVEILNIHGEGFRLVVKSKAVSE from the coding sequence ATGGAAAATATTAATAAAAGAATACTTTTAGTAGAAGACGACCTTAATTTTGGTGCAGTTCTTAAAGATTATTTAATGCTAAATGACTTTGAAGTTACCTTAGCAAAAAATGGTATGGAAGGTTTCGAAAAATTCAAGAAAGATGTTTATGATTTATGTATTCTTGATGTAATGATGCCTTATAAGGACGGTTATACTTTAGCTAAAGAAATCAGGGAAAAAAATAGTGAAGTGCCGATTATTTTTTTAACGGCAAAATCTATGAAAGAAGATGTTTTAAAAGGATATAAGGCGGGTGCCGATGACTACCTGAACAAACCTTTTGATTCTGAAGTTTTATTGATGAAAATCAAAGCTATTATTCAAAGAAAATCATCTGATACAAAAGCAGAGCAAGTTCAGTTTGAGTTTAATATTGGTAAGTTTCATTTAAATTCTAAATTAAGATTTTTAACCTTCCAGGATGAAGAGCCAATCAAGTTATCTCCTAAAGAGAATGAGTTGCTTAAAATGCTTATTTTACATGAAAATGACTTAATGCCAAGAGAGTTAGCCTTGACGAAAATCTGGAGAGATGATAACTATTTTACATCAAGAAGTATGGATGTTTATATCGCCAAACTTAGAAAATATCTAAAAGCAGATGAAGATGTTGAAATTCTAAACATTCACGGAGAAGGTTTTAGACTTGTAGTTAAAAGCAAAGCAGTATCTGAATAA